The Acidobacteriota bacterium genome includes a region encoding these proteins:
- the thiI gene encoding tRNA 4-thiouridine(8) synthase ThiI translates to MTCLLVHYQELALKGRNRPWFVDRLARNLRAATTGLGVAEVRPFMSRVEIRLRPGADADAVAARVARVFGVANVAVADRLPADLDLIEQHFVDRLRDATPASFRVRVARSDKRFPVPSPDVERRLGGRLHATYGWPVDLDSPALVVRVEILSGLAYCSTSRLRGPGGLPTGASGAVLCLMSGGIDSPVAAYRVMRRGCRADLVHFHSYPLLSPASIDKARTLAGVLAGYQLGSRLTLVPFGPVQQRVVAGCPPALRVVIYRRFMFRIAERLARRRRIRALVTGDVVGQVASQTIENLAVVDRATELTVLRPLVGMDKEDITAEARAIGTYDTSILPDEDCCRLLTPKYPATQATLDEVERAEGELPVEQMVESAVDTSTSERGHSSFLGAG, encoded by the coding sequence ATGACCTGCCTGCTCGTGCACTACCAGGAGCTGGCGCTCAAAGGACGAAACCGTCCGTGGTTCGTCGATCGTCTCGCCAGGAACCTCCGTGCGGCGACCACCGGCCTGGGCGTGGCTGAAGTGAGGCCGTTCATGAGCCGCGTCGAAATCCGGCTGCGACCCGGGGCCGACGCGGACGCCGTCGCCGCGAGGGTGGCCCGCGTCTTTGGCGTGGCGAACGTCGCGGTGGCCGACCGGCTGCCAGCGGACCTCGACCTCATCGAGCAGCATTTCGTCGACCGGTTACGCGACGCGACCCCGGCGTCGTTTCGCGTGCGCGTGGCACGGTCAGACAAGCGGTTCCCGGTGCCCTCGCCGGATGTCGAGCGGCGTCTCGGTGGGCGCCTGCACGCGACCTACGGCTGGCCGGTCGACCTCGACTCGCCGGCGCTCGTGGTGCGGGTGGAGATCCTGTCGGGGCTGGCGTATTGCTCCACGAGTCGGCTGCGCGGCCCCGGAGGCCTGCCCACCGGAGCGAGCGGCGCCGTGCTGTGCCTGATGTCCGGGGGGATCGATTCGCCGGTGGCGGCGTACCGGGTGATGCGCCGGGGCTGCCGGGCCGACCTCGTGCACTTCCACAGTTACCCCTTGCTCTCGCCGGCGTCGATCGACAAGGCGCGTACGCTCGCCGGTGTCCTGGCCGGGTACCAGCTCGGGTCGCGTCTGACGCTCGTGCCCTTCGGGCCGGTTCAGCAGCGGGTCGTCGCCGGCTGTCCGCCGGCGCTGCGGGTGGTGATCTACCGCCGGTTCATGTTCCGCATCGCCGAGCGACTGGCGCGGAGGCGACGCATCCGCGCGCTCGTGACCGGCGACGTCGTCGGGCAGGTGGCCTCGCAGACCATCGAGAACCTGGCCGTCGTCGACCGCGCCACCGAGCTCACCGTCCTGCGTCCGCTGGTCGGCATGGACAAGGAGGACATCACGGCCGAGGCCCGCGCGATTGGGACCTACGACACGTCGATTCTTCCCGATGAGGATTGCTGCCGCCTGCTCACGCCGAAGTACCCGGCCACGCAGGCGACGCTCGACGAGGTGGAGCGCGCCGAGGGTGAGTTGCCGGTCGAGCAGATGGTCGAATCGGCCGTCGACACCTCGACGAGTGAAAGGGGACACTCATCTTTTTTGGGGGCCGGCTGA
- the hpnE gene encoding hydroxysqualene dehydroxylase HpnE — MGAGDGGTAVTATTRHDVVVIGAGCAGLTAAVGLAGHGARVLVLEARGKLGGRATSFVDRATGELVDNGQHVLLGCYHETLRWLDALGAGGRVERAASLDASFVDAAGQWSHLHCPPLPSPWHLVAGVLRWRGLSLRDRLSVFRLARVLLSARGRAPHEAAAMAPADQTVAQWLAAHGQGEQLQAMLWEPLALAALNQDVRVASASAFLPVLAGVFGPDPADAAVVLPRVPLDEMYAEPARAEIERLGGEVRANALAHVVFDGERLAGIDVRGERVAAPQVVVATGWFSLPSVLRDAGPAVADLVRRASATAASPIVTVNLWFDRPVLDEPFVGLPGRRMQWVFDKQRIFGGGRASHLSLVSSGAQDILRASNDAVVSLALDEVVGALPAARRARLERAVVVREPNATFSLAPGQPERPGVRTSVEGLYLASDWVDTGLPATLESAVVAGRLAALAALADAGINVSGPLFGP; from the coding sequence AGGGCACGGCGCACGTGTCCTCGTGCTCGAGGCCCGCGGCAAGCTGGGTGGACGGGCGACGTCGTTTGTCGATCGCGCCACCGGCGAGCTCGTCGACAACGGTCAGCACGTGCTGCTCGGGTGCTACCACGAGACCCTCAGGTGGCTCGATGCCCTCGGCGCGGGAGGTCGCGTCGAACGCGCCGCATCGCTCGACGCCTCGTTCGTCGACGCGGCAGGGCAGTGGTCGCATCTGCACTGTCCACCGCTGCCATCACCCTGGCACCTCGTGGCGGGCGTGCTGCGCTGGCGCGGGCTGTCGCTCCGCGACCGCCTGAGCGTGTTCCGGCTGGCGCGCGTGCTCCTGTCGGCACGGGGTCGTGCGCCGCACGAGGCGGCCGCGATGGCTCCCGCGGACCAGACGGTCGCGCAGTGGCTGGCCGCGCACGGCCAGGGCGAGCAACTGCAGGCGATGCTCTGGGAGCCGCTGGCCCTCGCGGCGTTGAACCAGGACGTCCGCGTGGCCAGCGCCTCGGCGTTCCTGCCGGTCCTGGCCGGCGTCTTCGGCCCGGATCCTGCCGACGCCGCGGTCGTGCTTCCCCGGGTGCCGCTCGACGAGATGTACGCCGAGCCGGCCCGTGCCGAGATCGAACGTCTCGGCGGCGAGGTCCGCGCGAACGCCCTGGCCCACGTCGTCTTCGACGGTGAACGCCTGGCCGGCATCGACGTGCGGGGCGAGCGGGTGGCGGCGCCGCAGGTGGTGGTGGCCACGGGGTGGTTCTCGTTGCCGTCGGTCCTGCGCGACGCAGGCCCGGCCGTGGCCGATCTCGTGCGCCGCGCGTCGGCGACGGCGGCCTCTCCCATCGTCACCGTGAACCTGTGGTTCGATCGCCCGGTGCTCGACGAGCCGTTCGTCGGCCTGCCGGGCCGCCGGATGCAGTGGGTGTTCGACAAGCAGCGCATCTTCGGCGGGGGGCGCGCGTCGCACCTCTCGCTCGTGTCGAGCGGCGCTCAGGACATCCTGCGAGCGTCGAACGACGCGGTGGTGTCGCTTGCGCTCGACGAGGTGGTGGGCGCGTTGCCCGCGGCCAGGCGTGCCCGCCTCGAGCGCGCCGTCGTCGTCCGCGAGCCCAACGCAACGTTCTCGCTCGCGCCGGGCCAGCCCGAGCGGCCCGGAGTGCGGACGAGCGTGGAGGGCCTCTACCTCGCGAGCGACTGGGTCGACACGGGCCTCCCGGCCACGCTCGAGAGCGCGGTCGTGGCCGGCCGACTCGCGGCCCTGGCCGCGCTGGCCGACGCGGGCATCAACGTGTCGGGTCCCCTGTTCGGCCCATGA